The Raphanus sativus cultivar WK10039 unplaced genomic scaffold, ASM80110v3 Scaffold1626, whole genome shotgun sequence DNA segment GTTCCTctctgttgttgttgctttAGTACAACAACAGTTTAAAAAGAGGACCTCTCTCctagttttaaaacaaaacattctCCTAGAATGCTCTAAATATTGGAattgatttcaaaaagttaaCATATATAAACACTGGTTATGCTCATTACTTCTAATGTGAACCTATGACATAATATTACCTTCACATGTcattataatcatattttgagACTCAAGACACAAACTataacatctttttttttgtttcagggaCTGGATCTTCGTATATTGTGTCCATGTACTATAAGTTTATCTGTAAATACCTTTTCCTCTTTATGGTGTTCTCTCTTTGCTTGCCGATCATAGCTTCCTCCTAGTTTCTCCTTTCTCAAGTTTTCTTATATTCTCTCATACATGTCTTCCGCGTCCCCTCTCTCTCCCATCCCAAGAAATCTTTGATTCTATGATTCTCCTTTTTGTCTTCCCATctttgtataaatattatatatctacaCCTGAGAAGGAACTTCTTCGCAACCATTCTATCTTTCCTCTTACCAAAATTCCCAAGACTACCTGAcaagttttttttctctcaagatcatcaacaacaacaaggaCACACATAAAGAAATGGCTCACCGTGTAGCTCATGGGTGTTTTCAGATCATGCTTCTATGTCTTCTTATCACTTCACGTAATCTCTCTGAGTCTCAGTCTCTTACATCATTGTTTGAGTTTTTGacctgattttttttcttctattgaTTGGTTTGGTTTCAGCTCTAAATGTTATAGCACAGGGTGTTATACCAGTTGTTAATCCTACATCTCCTGGTGGTGATACCACCACACCAACCATTACCCAATCATCACCACCTTCCTCAACGTTCCCAGGTCCAATCACAAACCCAAACCCACCAACCGGTGGCTATCCACCACTCGATGGTACAACACCAACCGGTGGTGGCTATCCACCACTCGATGGTACCACACCTACCGGTGGAGGCTATCCACCACTTGATGGTACTACACCAACAGGTGGTGGTGCACCCGGtggaggcggaggaggaggtggtgacACTGGTCCAGGTGCTGGTGGTGGTGCACCTGGTGGAGGCGGAGGTGGTGGTGATGGCGGTGGTGACACTGGTgcaggaggtggtggtggtggtggcagTGGCCAGTGGTGTATAGCGAAAGCAAATGCTTCACCAACATCATTACAGGTGGCTTTGGATTATGCTTGTGGGTATGGAGGAGCTGATTGTGGCCAGATCCAACAAGGTGCAAGCTGTTACGAGCCAAACACTATACGTGATCATGCTTCCTTTGCTTTCAATAGTTATTACCAGAAACATCCTGGTTCAGACAGCTGCAGTTTTGGAGGGGCTGCACAACTTACCAGCACAGATCCAGGTAAAGACActttaataaactttttttatctTACCAAATGAAAAAGGACACTCGGATTAAGTTACCTGCTTTCTAGCATCCATGAACGGTGTGAGCCACACTTGAGACCTTCACAACTGATAGATGTCTTGATCGAGTGTTAGAATTGATCATGAACCTAGGAACACTATCCCAAACATTTGATTCCAATATTGTGTAACAAAGCTTGCTAACATTTATAAATCATCTGCTCTTGTACTGCTCCAGGTAAAGGAAGCTGTCGCTTCTCAGCATCATCAGGAACAGTCAGGTATGTTTCTCTTTCAGCCAGAAAATATTGAGAAAATTAATACTGAGTTTTCTATGGTAAATGCAGCACAAGCCCGCCAAGTCAACCGAGTCCACCAGATTTTAATTCACCACCTTCTACTTCTACATTCCCACCGCCAATAACAACTCCACCTACAGGCATACCTGGTTCTGGACCACCCTTCGGCGTGGCAGAGCCAACAGGGCTTCCGAGTTCAGCAACTCATGCGTCACATAGCTACATCTCAATATTTACAGCAGTTGGGATACTAGTGCCACTCCTCAGGCAATATAATCTTTAAACGGACAAAAAGGTCTCAGGGTTTCAATCATTCTCTGCAAAATTACGAAGCACTTTTCTAATATATACACCATCACGAGAGTATGGAGTTCAAGAAAGCAGCCATGATCAGCCAGAAGATTTTTTAGTCCAAGACCTTTACTctcatcatctcttctcttgctagttcataaatatatttatttaatttagtagGAGATATTACACAATCAAAAGGGCTTTAGATTATTATAAACATTCTTGTAGACACGTTAAGCGTAATGTATCTCTCCACAGTTTTTCagagaataaaaaaataccTAGGGAGCTGATAATAATGACGAAAATGTATGAAAGCTACTTCAAGTCAAACCCTGATCAAACGCTTTCTGCAAGTTGCCTGCTCGTGAGAAATGCtgtaaagtaaaaaaaaaacaagatattgCCAACGAAGTGAGACCCCCTTCTTACTTCCCTCTGTACACATAGATGGAACCAATGAGTCTCGactaaagaaaagaaaaccctCATCTCAAAATCATTACATTCTCTAAAACTCTGACCGCTCATAACTTATACGAGGTCACAATCGCCAAGAGCAATGCAATAAATGGCAATTCAAGTTCACctatacaaaaaaatcatcCCGGAAAGAGTAACTACTAGCactatcaaaaaaaaaaaaaaaagtctatgACACAACAAAGTACGTGAAAAGCACGTAACTGCTAGTTAGAGGCTGCTGAACAGAAAAAGAACTATGACTACTTGGACAAAAACAAACCTGGAAAACCAGCAACTTTAATTGGGCCTATTTTAAACCTATAATTTAGAAGAGCAGCAGGCCCATACGTAAAGCGGCGAGGAATAATGAGTGGGAGAGACAAAACCCTAAGAAACTAAGCAGTTTATGCTTCTATATAAAGCTTAAAACCTATTCAATCTCTCCAAGACGGCTTGCCAACTCTTATTTTTATTGTGTTTATCTTCTAGTTAGGAAACTTAGCTAGCCATGTAGGTATAAGTCTTGAGGATCGGATCTTCAACATTTTGATTCGTTTGTGTTCTGATGAAAGTGATGATATAGAATTGTCGCCCCAGTCTTATTTGCATCCATTGCGATGGTTGCAACATGGTGATTGACTATTTCTGTCTGATTCTCTTAGATTTCCATCTTGTAATGTTAGCTAAAGTTTTGTCTTATGATCATAGTTTATGGATGTGATGAAATGGCATTTATGTTTTGTGACACCCAGTCTGATCTGCTTTTGCAGAGTGATTGATTTGCCATATTCTCTGATCCTTATATACACGGTTTGCAAAAGTTCTTTTTTTCGTTGAAATCGAGAGGAATGAGGATTATTTTTACCATACGTCTGCAAATCTGAATTACAGTGTTGATTCATAGACATGCACTACCATCTGACCTCTTTCCTAAAGATTTTTATTGCTTTTGAttttcaatcttttcttttttttgttctttctctaATGCAATCAATGATGAATAAAATCGTCCATATTTAATGATAATTCAGTGATTATTAAACACTTAGATCACCATCTTTCGGCTGAGATTGcagtttttaattattgattttgttttctattattGGTTTGAATTGCCTATGGTATCTGATGTCCAAACTTAAAAAATGTAGTTGGACATTTCGTTTTTTCAGAGGCATAAACTGAATTAACAGGCCTTTGCGACACAGCTAGCTTATCACATAAGCTACTTGTTACTTTTTACCTGTTTATATTCAATTCATCTCTGTTTTTGGTTTCATACTTTCTCTTTGAAAGGTCGTTTGATAATTGTTTCCAGGAAGTGTTAATTATTCGACATTTAATAATACAAGATCAGAACTTATACAGATCATCATATTCGCCAACAGTCCAGTTTCTTGGTCAATAATTTGATTAGAACTGTTCCTGCAATAGCCAAAAGAACAATGTTTATGTTCACTGCCCTAGATactattttatgtaattaacaGAAGATAACTTTAATTTTTGATGTCCAAAAAAACTGGTTTAACCAAATTGTATAAGATGAAAAGAGTTTAatgaaacaaattcaaaatttcaaatgacCAAAGCTTCACATTAAATTAAAGAGGAGAATGTACTCAGTTCTTACCTATTTtaaaagtaagaaataaaattccTTTCCGATTTTAAAAGTAAG contains these protein-coding regions:
- the LOC108821811 gene encoding uncharacterized protein LOC108821811 — translated: MAHRVAHGCFQIMLLCLLITSPLNVIAQGVIPVVNPTSPGGDTTTPTITQSSPPSSTFPGPITNPNPPTGGYPPLDGTTPTGGGYPPLDGTTPTGGGYPPLDGTTPTGGGAPGGGGGGGGDTGPGAGGGAPGGGGGGGDGGGDTGAGGGGGGGSGQWCIAKANASPTSLQVALDYACGYGGADCGQIQQGASCYEPNTIRDHASFAFNSYYQKHPGSDSCSFGGAAQLTSTDPGKGSCRFSASSGTVSTSPPSQPSPPDFNSPPSTSTFPPPITTPPTGIPGSGPPFGVAEPTGLPSSATHASHSYISIFTAVGILVPLLRQYNL